A window of the Branchiostoma floridae strain S238N-H82 chromosome 12, Bfl_VNyyK, whole genome shotgun sequence genome harbors these coding sequences:
- the LOC118427822 gene encoding zinc finger protein 678-like — protein MQTHTGEKPYRCEECSRQFSQLSNLKAHMRTHTGEKPYRCEECSNQFSLFHHLKAHRMTHSGEKPYICEECSRQFSRFGKLKRHIRTHTGEKPYTCEECSKQFSRLGHLKIHIRTHTGEKPYRCKECSRQFSQLDSLKKHLRTHTGEKPYKCKECSRQFSQLGNLKTHMLTHTREKPYRCEKCSRQFSDLDDLKKHMRTHTGEKPYKCEECNRQFSRLGHLEEHIRTHTGEKPYNCEECSRQFSRLGHLKRHKRTHTGEKPYRCEECSRQYSQLCHLKAHMRTHTGEKPYRCEECSKQFNELGHLKTHIRTHTGEKPYTCEVCSRRFNLLYSLKKHMVTHTTEFVQV, from the coding sequence atgcagactcacacaggggagaaaccctacaggtgtgaggagtgcagcaggcagttcagtcagctgagtaatctgaaggctcacatgcggactcacactggtgagaaaccctacaggtgtgaagaATGCAGCAATCAGTTCAGTTTGTTCCATCATCTAAAGGCACACAGGATGACTCACAGCGGTGAGAAGCCGTACatttgtgaggagtgcagcaggcagttcagtcggttTGGTAAGCTGAAGAGACAcattcggactcacacaggggagaaaccttacacgtgtgaggagtgcagcaagcagtttagtcggTTGGGACACTTGAAGATACATATACGgacacatacaggtgagaaaccctacaggtgtaaggagtgcagcaggcagttcagtcagctggatTCTCTGAAGAAACAcctgcggactcacacaggggagaaaccctacaaatgtaaggagtgcagcaggcagtttagtcagctaggtaatctgaagactcacatgctgACCCACACaagggagaaaccctacagatgtgagaagtgcagcaggcagtttagtgacCTTGATgacctgaagaaacacatgcggactcacacaggggagaaaccctacaagtgtgaggagtgcaacaggcagtttaGTCGACTGGGTCATCTTGAGGAACACAttcggactcacaccggtgagaagccgtacaattgtgaggagtgcagcaggcagttcagtcgacttggtcatctgaagagacacaagcggactcatacaggggaaaagccctacaggtgtgaggagtgcagcagacaatACAGCCAGCTGTGCcatctgaaggctcacatgcggactcacacaggtgagaaaccctacagatgtgaggagtgcagcaagcagttcaatGAGTTGGGACATCTAAAGactcacatacggactcacacaggggaaaaaccctacacgtgtgaggtGTGCAGTAGGCGGTTCAATCTGTTGTATAgcctgaagaaacacatggtAACTCACACAACAGAATTTGTACAAGTGTGA
- the LOC118427809 gene encoding zinc finger protein 135-like — protein sequence MSTTSSAQSLGDVRRKAKKDSSVRSDRQEKRYRCEECSKQFSQLCHLKTHLRTHTGEKPYKCEECSRQFSQLSDLKRHMRTHTGEKPYRCEKCGGQFSQLGNLNTHMRTHTGEKPYRCEECSRQFSLFHHLNTHMRTHTGEKPYMCEKCSRQFNELGSLQQHMRTHTGEKPYRCEECSMQFSQLGHLKKHMRTHTGEKPYRCEECSRQFNELNSLKIHMRTHTGEKPYKCEECSRQFSDLRNLKTHMRTHTGEKLYRCEECSRQFSELGVLKRHIRTHTKEKPYRCEECSSQFSRLYSLKIHMRSHTGEKPYRCEECGGQFSQLGHLKIHMRTHTGEKPYRCEECNRQFNELGHLKTHMRTHTGEKPHNCEECSRQFSNLGHLKTHMRTHTGEKPYRCEECSRQFSELGHLKTHMRTHTGEKPYRCEECSRQFSQLGDLKIHMRTHTGEKPYRCEECSRQFSKLDSLKKHMRTHTGEK from the coding sequence ATGTCGACAACAAGCAGTGCCCAGAGTTTGGGTGACGTCAGGAGAAAGGCAAAAAAGGATTCGTCTGTGAGATCTGACCGACAGGAGAaacgctacaggtgtgaggagtgcagcaagcagttcagtcaactgtgtcatctgaagactcacttgcggactcacactggggagaaaccctacaagtgtgaagagtgcagcagacaattcagtcagctgagtgatttgaagagacacatgcggacccacacaggggagaaaccctacagatgtgaaaAGTGCGGtgggcagttcagtcagctgggtaatctgaatactcacatgcggactcacacaggtgagaaaccctacaggtgtgaggagtgcagcaggcagttcagtcttTTCCATCATCTGAatactcacatgcggactcacacaggtgaaaaaccttacatgtgtgagaagtgcagcaggcagttcaatgAGCTGGGAAGTTTGCAGcagcacatgcggactcacacaggagagaaaccctacaggtgtgaggagtgcagcatgcagttcagtcagctgggtcatctaaagaaacacatgcggactcacaccggtgagaaaccctacagatgtgaggagtgcagccgGCAGTTCAATGAGCTGAATAGTCTGAAAAtccacatgcgcactcacaccggggagaaaccttacaaatgtgaagagtgcagcaggcagtttagtgatCTTcgtaatctgaagactcacatgcggactcacacaggtgagaaactgtacaggtgtgaggagtgcagcaggcagttcagtgagctgggtgtACTGAAAAGACACATTCGTACTCACACaaaggagaaaccctacagatgtgaggagtgcagtagcCAGTTCAGTCGATTGTATTCTCTGAAGATTCACATGCGGagtcacacgggtgagaaaccctacaggtgtgaggagtgcggtgggcagttcagtcagctgggtcatctaaagattcatatgcggactcacacgggtgagaaaccctacaggtgtgaggagtgcaacaggcagttcaATGAGTTGGGTCATCTGaaaactcacatgcggactcacacaggagagaaacctcATAattgtgaagagtgcagcaggcagtttagcaACCTGGGTCatttgaagactcacatgcggactcacacaggtgaaaaaccctacagatgtgaggagtgcagcagacagtttagtgagctgggtcatttgaagactcacatgcggactcacacaggggagaaaccatacaggtgtgaggagtgcagcagacagttcagtcagctgggtgatctgaagattcacatgcggactcatacaggggagaaaccatacaggtgtgaggagtgtagcaggcagttcagtaagctagatagtctgaagaaacacatgcggactcacacgggagagaaa
- the LOC118427957 gene encoding zinc finger protein 208-like, protein MSTTSSAQSLGDVRRKSKKDSSVRSVREEKPYRCEECNMQFRQLKEYMRTHTGEKPYRCEECRKQFSQLSNLKTQVRTHTAEKPYRCEECGKQFSRLGHLEEHIRTHTGEKPYKCEECSKPFSKLCNLKTHMRTHTGEKPYKCEECSRQFRQLGDLKNHLLTHTGEKPYRCEECSRQFSRLGDLKTHMRTHTGEKPYRCEECSRQFNQLGHLKTHMRTHTGETLCVCGVQQAVQSCTRSRRMSTTSRAQSLGDVRRKVKKDSSVRSVRKEKPYRCEECSKQFSHLGDFKKHMRTHTGEKPYKCEECSRQFSQLGSLKKHMRTHTGEKPYKCEECSRQFNQLGHLKKHTRTHTGEKPYKCEECSKQFSELGALKTHMRIHTGEKPYRCEKCSRQFSLFHQLKSHMRTHTGEKPYMCEKCSRKFSHVCAMNKHMRTHTGEKPYMCEKCSRQFSQLGALKSHMRTHTGEKPYKCEECSRQFSQLGHLKTHVRAHTGEKPYQCGECSRQFSELSNLERHMRTHTGEKPYRCEECSRQFSHMENLKTHMRTHTGEKPYKCEECSRQFSKQGHLKIHKRTHTGEKPYRCEECSRQFSELGHLNKHMRTHTGEKPYSCEKCSRQFSHLSNLKKHMRTHTGEKPYRCEECSRQFSRLDNLKTHMRTHTGEKPYKNVRIAAGSLVSSGI, encoded by the exons ATGTCGACAACAAGCAGTGCCCAGAGTTTGGGTGACGTCAGGAGAAAGTCGAAAAAGGATTCTTCTGTGCGATCTGTCAGagaggagaaaccctacaggtgtgaggagtgcaacatgCAGTTCAGACAACTTAAGGAatacatgcggactcatacaggtgagaaaccttataggtgtgaggagtgcagaaagcagttcagtcagctgagtaatctgaagactcaggtgcgtactcacacagctgagaaaccttacagatgtgaggagtgcggcaagcagTTTAGTCGGCTGGGTCATCTTGAGGAACACATtcgtactcacacaggtgagaaaccctacaagtgtgaggagtgcagtaagcCGTTCAGTAAGCTgtgtaatctgaagactcacatgcgcactcacacaggtgaaaagccgtacaagtgtgaggagtgcagcagacagttcagacagctGGGTGATCTAAAGAATCACTTgctgactcacacaggtgagaaaccttacagatgtgaggagtgcagcagacagttcagtcggctgggtgatctgaaaactcacatgaggactcacacaggggagaaaccctacagatgtgaggagtgcagcaggcagttcaatcAGCTAGGTCATCTGAAAActcacatgaggactcacacggGAGAAACCCTATGCGTGTgtggagtgcagcaggcagttca AAGTTGCACAAGATCTAGGAGGATGTCAACAACAAGCAGAGCCCAGAGTTTGGGTGACGTCAGGAGAAAGGTGAAAAAGGATTCTTCTGTGCGATCTGTCAGaaaggagaaaccctacaggtgtgaggagtgcagcaagcagttcagtcatctggGCGATTtcaagaaacacatgcggactcacacaggtgagaaaccctacaaatgtgaggagtgcagcaggcagttcagtcaactgGGCAGTTTGaaaaaacacatgcggactcacacaggtgagaaaccctacaaatgtgaggaatgcagcaggcaattcaatcagctgggtcatctgaagaaacacacgcggactcacacaggggagaagccttacaagtgtgaggagtgcagcaagcagttcagtgagctgggtgctctaaaaactcacatgcggattcacacaggggagaaaccctacaggtgtgagaagtgtagcagacagttcagttTATTTCATCAGCTCAaaagtcacatgcggactcacacgggagagaaaccctacatgtgtgagaagtgtaGCAGAAAGTTCAGTCATGTGTGTGCTATGAacaaacacatgcggactcacacaggtgaaaaaccctacatgtgtgagaaatgcagtaggcagttcagtcagctagGTGCTCTGAAAAgtcacatgaggactcacacaggggagaaaccctacaagtgtgaggagtgcagcaggcagttcagtcagcttggCCATCTGAAGACTCACGTGCGggctcacacaggtgagaaaccctatcaGTGTGgtgagtgcagcaggcagttcagtgagctgagtAATCTggagagacacatgcggactcacacaggtgaaaaaccctacaggtgtgaggaatgcagcaggcagttcagtcacaTGGAAAATTTGAAGActcacatgaggactcacacaggagagaaaccctataagtgtgaggagtgcagcaggcaattcagtaAGCAGGGCCACCTTAAGATTCACAagaggactcacacaggtgagaaaccctacaggtgtgaggagtgtagcaggcagttcagtgagcttgGTCATCTGAacaaacacatgcggactcacacaggtgagaaaccctacagttgtGAGAAGTGtagtaggcagttcagtcacctgagtaatctgaagaaacacatgcggactcacacaggggagaaaccctacagatgtgaggagtgtagcaggcagttcagtcgactGGATAAcctaaagactcacatgcggactcacacaggggagaaaccctacaaaaatGTGAGAATTGCAGCGGGAAGTTTAGTCAGCTCGGGAATCTGA